The Hydrogenobacter thermophilus TK-6 genome window below encodes:
- the nuoH gene encoding NADH-quinone oxidoreductase subunit NuoH, which produces MAQVSLDLIVTLIKVLLLLGILLGLGAYLTWFERKLAGHIQARMGPKLVGPFGLLQPLADGIKLLTKESIIPRGADRPVYYLAIVLSLAPALLLFSVIPFGPGFNLFGYEVKPVISDVNIALIFIFAMGSLAVYGTIFSGWASNSKYAFIGSLRKSAVMIAYEVILGFSVLGVVLLAGTLSTVGIVEAQIKSGVWYILYQPVAFLLYLFCMLAESGRVPFDIQEAEAELVTGYNVEYGGMRFGVFPLAEWYLNVMALSALAVILFFGGWSGPNIFGPFSPYLWFLIKTFSLVFFVLWLHWTLPRFQARDITEIAWKVLLPLALANVVLTAVVLYVL; this is translated from the coding sequence ATGGCGCAGGTGAGCCTTGATCTTATTGTGACTCTTATTAAGGTGCTTTTGCTTTTGGGCATTTTGCTTGGGCTTGGTGCTTATCTTACTTGGTTTGAAAGAAAATTGGCTGGACATATTCAGGCGCGCATGGGTCCCAAGTTGGTGGGTCCTTTTGGTCTTTTGCAACCTCTTGCTGATGGCATAAAGCTTCTCACTAAGGAGTCTATCATACCCAGAGGCGCAGATAGACCGGTTTACTACCTTGCCATAGTTTTATCCTTGGCACCTGCTTTACTGCTTTTTTCCGTAATACCTTTCGGACCGGGCTTTAATCTCTTCGGTTATGAGGTAAAACCTGTCATATCTGATGTAAACATCGCTCTGATTTTTATATTTGCCATGGGTTCTCTTGCGGTTTATGGGACCATATTCTCAGGATGGGCTTCTAACTCCAAGTACGCCTTTATAGGTTCTCTGAGAAAGAGTGCGGTCATGATAGCTTACGAGGTGATACTGGGTTTTTCAGTTTTAGGTGTTGTGCTTTTGGCGGGCACTTTGAGCACTGTAGGTATAGTGGAAGCCCAGATAAAGAGCGGTGTTTGGTATATACTCTACCAACCTGTCGCTTTCCTTCTGTATCTCTTTTGCATGCTGGCAGAGTCGGGGAGAGTTCCCTTTGACATTCAGGAGGCTGAGGCGGAGCTGGTAACCGGATACAATGTAGAATACGGTGGCATGCGTTTTGGAGTTTTCCCCCTTGCCGAGTGGTATCTGAATGTTATGGCTCTTTCCGCACTTGCGGTTATTCTTTTCTTCGGTGGTTGGTCTGGACCAAACATTTTTGGACCTTTCTCGCCTTACTTGTGGTTTCTTATAAAAACCTTTTCCTTAGTCTTCTTTGTTCTCTGGCTACACTGGACTTTGCCCAGATTTCAGGCAAGGGACATAACCGAGATAGCTTGGAAGGTGCTTCTTCCTTTAGCTCTTGCCAACGTTGTCTTAACCGCAGTGGTTTTATATGTTCTATGA
- a CDS encoding TonB-dependent receptor, translating to MRGLSKGILFLISLVLTSFAQEKERELEPIEVIGISPLHGVDVSKERFPSSVETETYKEIEKQRTVNLSDFLNLRFSSIHLSTDRSNPFQNTLMYRGFTSSWMIGQPQGLSVYLDGVRMNEPFGDVVNWDIIPDKAINSVNLIPGSNPIFGLNTLGGSLSIETKNAFSFSGSEVGAYVGSFERRSGWFQTSYKLRENLGLYLTGDWFKGKGWRDFSDTDIKRGLGKLSYLLDRGFLDFSIIAADNSIQSTDVLLEKFLGIDRKMAFTARDIYKNNTYIFTHRGSYELSDHINLDWNLYYKKSRFSFDSGDMTDFEVEDSILVTEDEQPVLDKRGNPIPFPEGLIPGVVNRTVIKQNVYGGTIQTTLKGGIRGIKNSLTIGAGVDVSDAKYIFDREVGAFKPNREVSGFGILLGSAGDEVFFRDVKNRNAVYSLYFLDILSPFKPLDLFLGGRFNHIRVKLEDRTGLFPDINGTNSYSRFNPAVGASYEVLHNTFVYASYFESSRAPTPVEITCSDPNEPCRLPSAFVQDPPLRQVVAKTHETGIKGIMAGNIYWYLSLFNTDLKDDILPVAGGSLGQIYFKNVSKTRRRGLELGLEGKMGKLEVFAGYTLLDAEFRTQELFSSPNHPLIREVCNSGGSNPRVNCDLRALVVNPGDKIPGIPKHSIKLGMSYELLKGLSVGTDILYTSGVYLLGDEANLDRKTNSYTLVNLTANYRLGNLTLFARVENVFDKKYETTGRYVSLEDAAKLNPFLPVPVDPQRDSSRALAPGMPRSFLVGFNYSF from the coding sequence ATGAGAGGACTTTCAAAGGGGATACTTTTTTTAATTTCTCTGGTTTTAACATCCTTTGCCCAAGAGAAAGAGAGGGAGCTTGAACCTATTGAGGTAATAGGGATCTCACCTTTACATGGTGTGGATGTCTCAAAAGAGAGGTTCCCATCCTCTGTGGAAACGGAAACATATAAAGAGATTGAAAAGCAGAGAACTGTGAACTTAAGTGACTTCTTAAACCTAAGGTTCAGCAGTATCCACCTTTCAACAGATAGGAGTAATCCCTTTCAGAATACGCTTATGTACAGAGGATTTACATCTTCTTGGATGATAGGCCAGCCTCAGGGTCTTTCTGTATATCTTGACGGTGTGCGTATGAACGAGCCTTTTGGGGATGTGGTAAATTGGGACATAATACCTGATAAAGCCATAAACAGCGTAAATTTGATACCCGGCTCTAATCCAATTTTTGGTCTTAATACCCTTGGCGGCTCCCTTTCCATAGAGACAAAGAACGCTTTTAGCTTTTCGGGAAGCGAGGTGGGTGCCTATGTGGGTTCCTTTGAGAGAAGATCCGGCTGGTTTCAAACGAGTTATAAGCTTAGAGAAAATCTTGGACTTTACCTTACCGGTGATTGGTTTAAGGGAAAGGGATGGAGGGATTTTTCGGATACGGATATAAAAAGAGGTTTGGGTAAGCTCTCTTACCTGCTTGATAGAGGTTTTCTTGACTTCTCCATAATTGCTGCGGATAACAGCATACAGAGCACAGATGTGCTATTGGAAAAGTTTTTGGGCATTGACAGAAAGATGGCTTTCACAGCAAGGGATATATACAAAAATAATACCTACATCTTTACTCACCGTGGTAGTTATGAACTAAGCGATCATATAAACCTTGACTGGAACCTCTATTACAAAAAGAGCAGGTTCAGTTTTGACAGCGGTGATATGACAGATTTTGAGGTAGAGGATAGCATACTCGTTACAGAAGATGAACAACCTGTATTGGATAAAAGGGGTAATCCTATACCATTTCCCGAGGGACTAATACCTGGCGTGGTAAACAGGACGGTAATAAAACAAAATGTTTATGGTGGTACTATTCAGACAACACTGAAGGGAGGTATAAGAGGTATAAAAAATAGCTTAACGATAGGTGCGGGGGTAGATGTATCTGATGCGAAGTATATATTTGATCGCGAGGTTGGAGCCTTCAAACCCAACAGAGAGGTGTCAGGCTTTGGCATACTTTTAGGCTCCGCTGGAGATGAAGTTTTCTTCAGGGATGTCAAAAACAGAAATGCAGTTTATAGCCTTTACTTCCTTGATATTCTCTCTCCCTTCAAGCCTCTTGACCTCTTTCTAGGTGGAAGGTTCAATCACATTAGGGTGAAATTAGAGGATAGGACAGGGCTGTTTCCAGATATAAACGGTACCAATTCCTACTCAAGATTTAACCCTGCTGTGGGGGCTTCTTATGAGGTTCTGCACAATACATTTGTTTATGCCTCCTACTTTGAGTCTTCAAGGGCTCCCACACCTGTAGAAATTACATGTTCTGACCCCAACGAGCCCTGCAGACTCCCCTCCGCTTTTGTGCAGGACCCACCCCTCAGGCAGGTTGTGGCAAAAACGCATGAAACTGGAATAAAGGGCATCATGGCAGGAAACATTTATTGGTACTTATCTCTCTTTAATACGGACCTCAAGGATGACATACTTCCTGTTGCAGGCGGGAGCCTTGGACAGATTTACTTTAAAAATGTGAGTAAGACAAGAAGAAGGGGTTTGGAATTAGGACTTGAAGGCAAGATGGGAAAGTTGGAGGTCTTTGCAGGATATACTCTTCTGGATGCGGAGTTTAGAACTCAGGAGCTTTTCAGTAGCCCAAATCATCCCTTGATACGCGAAGTATGCAACAGTGGTGGTAGCAACCCAAGAGTCAACTGTGATCTGAGAGCTTTGGTGGTAAATCCTGGGGACAAAATACCTGGTATACCTAAGCATAGCATTAAACTCGGAATGAGCTATGAACTTTTAAAGGGTTTGAGTGTAGGAACGGACATACTCTATACATCGGGTGTGTATCTTTTGGGTGATGAGGCAAACCTTGACAGAAAAACCAACAGTTACACTCTGGTGAACCTTACAGCCAATTACAGGCTTGGAAATCTGACTCTTTTTGCAAGGGTTGAAAATGTATTTGACAAAAAGTACGAAACAACCGGCAGATATGTATCTTTGGAAGATGCAGCAAAACTGAACCCATTTCTGCCAGTACCTGTAGACCCGCAAAGGGATAGTTCAAGAGCCTTAGCCCCTGGCATGCCAAGAAGTTTCCTCGTAGGCTTTAATTACTCCTTCTGA
- a CDS encoding 2-oxoacid:acceptor oxidoreductase family protein, with amino-acid sequence MKRRRVNIRMPALGGQGAVTAAHIIATAADYEGYYAVSNPFFGAEKRMAPAESYARIGIEPIYDRGEVVYPDVIMVFHPQVITMGKSYTMPFYSGIKKNGLIIINSEEDLLTDEDKEFLESLNVKVLNFSATKFAIDIAGTELSTNMAMIGALFGAVGCVGLEAIEHGIKSRFLKKFVASGGTASLDSALERKFKKKLELIEKNLSTAKAAYELGRRWAQEQGLEPFLPKPQEALTE; translated from the coding sequence ATGAAAAGGAGAAGGGTGAACATAAGGATGCCTGCTTTAGGCGGTCAGGGTGCAGTTACCGCTGCGCACATCATAGCCACCGCAGCGGACTACGAGGGCTATTATGCCGTTTCCAACCCCTTTTTTGGCGCGGAAAAGAGGATGGCACCTGCGGAGAGCTACGCGCGTATAGGTATAGAGCCTATATACGACAGAGGCGAGGTGGTCTACCCCGATGTGATAATGGTCTTCCACCCTCAGGTCATCACTATGGGCAAGTCCTACACCATGCCCTTTTACTCGGGTATAAAGAAAAACGGGCTTATCATCATCAATTCGGAAGAGGACCTGCTTACCGACGAGGACAAGGAGTTTCTTGAGTCTTTAAATGTCAAGGTCCTTAACTTCTCTGCCACCAAGTTTGCCATTGATATAGCTGGCACTGAGCTTTCTACCAACATGGCTATGATAGGTGCGCTCTTTGGTGCTGTTGGGTGCGTGGGGCTGGAAGCCATAGAGCATGGTATAAAATCAAGGTTTCTGAAGAAGTTTGTAGCCTCTGGTGGTACCGCATCCCTTGACTCGGCACTGGAGAGAAAGTTCAAAAAGAAGCTGGAACTCATAGAGAAGAACCTCAGCACAGCCAAAGCTGCCTACGAGCTGGGAAGAAGGTGGGCACAGGAGCAAGGCTTAGAGCCTTTCTTACCCAAGCCTCAGGAAGCGCTAACTGAGTAA
- a CDS encoding response regulator, translated as MLKGRLLIIEDEVIVARYMKDILESFGYYVVACPSGEEAIKLVKEFHPDLAFVDIVLKGSIDGIETARYLNTTLGIPVVYVTAYTDEETLSRVKDTDYLGYLVKPFDDKDIYVSVELAMHKRRTKKMLKKPLRRVLGSLNKDELKILLFFVTTCSTDSWIHIPLHKIAKEVNSDIGNVSRAIRSLCKKGYVEILKSGRENYYRLSKDLAYEENI; from the coding sequence ATGCTTAAGGGAAGGCTTCTCATAATTGAGGACGAGGTGATAGTAGCAAGGTATATGAAGGATATATTAGAATCCTTTGGTTATTATGTAGTTGCCTGCCCTTCCGGTGAAGAAGCTATAAAACTGGTGAAGGAGTTCCATCCTGACTTAGCTTTTGTGGACATAGTTTTAAAGGGGAGTATAGACGGGATAGAGACTGCCCGTTACCTTAACACCACTTTAGGCATACCAGTTGTGTATGTGACCGCTTATACTGATGAAGAAACACTATCAAGGGTTAAGGACACGGATTACCTTGGCTATCTGGTAAAACCTTTTGACGATAAGGACATATATGTATCCGTTGAGCTTGCCATGCATAAGCGCAGAACCAAAAAGATGCTAAAAAAACCCCTTCGCCGCGTCTTAGGTTCTTTGAATAAGGACGAACTTAAAATTCTACTCTTCTTCGTAACTACATGCAGCACAGACAGCTGGATACACATACCTTTGCACAAGATAGCAAAGGAAGTCAACAGCGATATAGGTAATGTATCAAGAGCCATAAGATCCCTGTGTAAAAAAGGGTATGTGGAAATATTAAAAAGCGGAAGGGAAAACTACTATAGACTCTCAAAGGACTTAGCTTACGAAGAGAATATATGA
- a CDS encoding thiamine pyrophosphate-dependent enzyme, translated as MSYKIYEINEALREFIPKEIVDLEERATWGNPKRGVMDLPYTKELIEEHSLCAGCPESMALRYILASLPNPEDTIIVNSTGCTSLVFPHIALHTVHSLFGNQNAVASGIKRVLEWRFPDKVKDVVVLAGDGAIVDIGLDCTLQSFFRQEKITTICFDNEVYANTGGQESGMTVKGHVFKMAPKGKQWDKVPMWQIAIDSGCHYVARLTVSSPKRVESVIKKAIYVAREVGPTYVHLYTPCILEIGLNSDDGLDEMRQRDKERFSFFEYMTPQAEEVINRVKEEGLL; from the coding sequence ATGTCATATAAAATATACGAGATAAACGAAGCTCTTAGAGAGTTTATACCAAAGGAGATAGTGGACCTTGAAGAAAGAGCCACCTGGGGTAATCCCAAGAGGGGCGTGATGGACCTTCCCTACACTAAAGAGCTCATAGAAGAGCACTCCCTGTGCGCGGGATGTCCCGAGTCTATGGCTCTCAGGTACATACTTGCCTCCCTGCCCAATCCAGAAGATACCATAATAGTCAACTCCACAGGATGCACATCTCTGGTTTTCCCACACATAGCGCTCCACACGGTCCACTCCCTGTTTGGAAACCAGAATGCGGTAGCTTCTGGCATAAAGAGAGTGCTGGAGTGGAGATTCCCAGACAAGGTAAAGGATGTGGTGGTGCTGGCAGGTGATGGTGCAATAGTTGATATAGGTCTTGACTGCACACTCCAGTCTTTCTTCAGGCAGGAGAAGATCACCACCATATGCTTTGACAACGAGGTTTATGCCAACACAGGCGGGCAGGAGAGCGGTATGACGGTCAAGGGACATGTGTTTAAAATGGCACCCAAGGGCAAGCAGTGGGATAAAGTACCCATGTGGCAGATAGCCATAGACTCAGGATGTCACTATGTGGCAAGGCTCACCGTGTCTTCCCCCAAGAGAGTAGAGAGTGTTATAAAGAAGGCTATATATGTAGCGCGGGAAGTAGGACCTACCTATGTGCACCTCTACACTCCATGCATACTGGAGATAGGTCTCAACTCCGACGACGGTCTTGACGAGATGAGACAAAGGGACAAAGAGAGATTTTCCTTCTTTGAGTACATGACGCCTCAGGCTGAGGAAGTCATAAACAGAGTGAAGGAGGAAGGACTGCTATGA
- a CDS encoding sensor histidine kinase, with product MYLHVLLLELFSTLLLLIILLYLFWAGRRESINKQEGWNYILLGFFLVFVGTLLDFGDNFPELNSYFILGKISHKPFFELFERFFGYFLGFFLLAIGLKKWMPTIIKLKEFQRELEKSHEELERKVRERTEHLLSEIAHRKRVEEKLLASLEERNILLREVHHRVKNNLQIVLSLIGMRLRTIKNASSRAVLEDLHQRIMAISLIHESLYKSESITSIDAGIYIENLLNNLYMFYGKDVRIHSEISNTLLSIDIATSVGIILSELVVNALKHAFPHGHGGNIYVHFKDTDDCILLEVWDDGVGLRDKGKDEKLGLKLIGMFLEHLKGSMEMEGGKGTRFKIRIPKVYDIK from the coding sequence ATGTACCTACACGTGCTGTTGCTGGAGCTTTTTAGCACTCTCTTACTTTTAATCATACTTCTTTACCTCTTTTGGGCAGGTAGAAGGGAAAGCATAAATAAGCAGGAAGGCTGGAATTACATACTTTTGGGCTTTTTCTTAGTCTTTGTAGGTACGCTTTTAGACTTTGGCGACAACTTTCCTGAATTGAATAGCTACTTTATTTTGGGTAAAATCTCACATAAACCTTTTTTTGAGTTATTTGAGAGATTTTTCGGTTATTTTTTAGGCTTTTTTTTGCTAGCTATTGGACTCAAAAAGTGGATGCCCACGATAATAAAGCTAAAAGAGTTTCAAAGGGAGCTGGAGAAATCCCACGAAGAACTTGAAAGAAAGGTAAGAGAAAGAACAGAACACCTACTTTCTGAAATAGCACATCGTAAGCGTGTTGAAGAAAAGCTGTTGGCTTCACTTGAAGAAAGGAACATACTTTTGAGAGAGGTGCACCATCGCGTGAAGAATAACTTACAGATAGTGCTTAGCTTGATAGGCATGAGGCTCAGAACCATTAAAAATGCATCATCAAGGGCAGTACTTGAGGACTTACATCAGCGCATAATGGCTATCTCCCTTATACACGAAAGCCTCTACAAGTCCGAAAGTATAACCAGCATAGATGCAGGCATCTACATAGAGAATTTGCTCAATAATCTGTACATGTTTTACGGTAAAGATGTACGCATCCATAGTGAGATTAGCAATACACTCTTAAGTATAGACATAGCAACCTCAGTAGGGATAATATTGAGCGAACTTGTGGTGAATGCACTAAAGCATGCCTTTCCGCACGGTCACGGTGGTAATATCTATGTACACTTTAAAGATACGGATGATTGTATACTACTTGAGGTGTGGGATGATGGTGTAGGGTTGAGAGACAAGGGAAAGGATGAAAAACTTGGACTTAAGCTCATAGGTATGTTCCTTGAACACTTAAAGGGGAGCATGGAGATGGAAGGAGGAAAAGGTACTCGCTTCAAAATTCGCATACCGAAAGTGTATGATATAAAATAA
- a CDS encoding transketolase C-terminal domain-containing protein, which yields MQATESILYNRAGQKVVSPDYLLFEAPRTKHFMTGSEAVKEAVKRASVDASVSYPITPQSEAAHLIGELWVEGYVGVYFRGESEFGVMSEIAGCALAGARTITTTSGPGTLRAMENFPMWAGTRIPVQLVLMARGVNAPLSIQPDNLEVSFLLDTGCMIWYAETAQDLFDMILAGFVVAEQPDVHVPVITVVDGFFVSHTRETVMLPPDDIALPPYNPYRAPMPVIDAEVPPGRFLRDPFVMKSNYISYATHASWQWEVRAAIERSRPYAKHYLRGLIEHFGDPEADLVFVACGTASAQAKEAVRMLEDEGISARVVKLKTIRPFPIEELREATKGAKYIFVPEFNVVGWLEREVRRYLYGHSSAEIIGAPRVAGGMTMPAEVIVREVLKLTGKEVKHVI from the coding sequence ATGCAAGCAACAGAAAGCATTTTATATAACAGGGCAGGACAAAAAGTTGTCTCACCAGATTACCTTCTCTTTGAAGCTCCAAGGACCAAGCACTTTATGACGGGCTCGGAAGCGGTAAAGGAGGCGGTAAAAAGGGCTTCCGTTGATGCTTCCGTATCCTATCCTATAACTCCTCAGTCGGAGGCTGCACACCTCATCGGTGAGCTTTGGGTAGAGGGCTATGTGGGCGTTTACTTCAGAGGTGAGTCCGAGTTTGGTGTCATGTCGGAAATTGCAGGGTGCGCTTTGGCTGGAGCAAGGACCATAACCACCACCTCAGGACCTGGAACCCTCAGGGCTATGGAAAACTTCCCCATGTGGGCTGGTACACGCATACCAGTCCAGCTGGTGCTTATGGCAAGAGGCGTAAACGCACCTTTATCTATACAGCCGGATAACCTGGAGGTCTCCTTCCTGCTGGACACAGGTTGCATGATATGGTATGCAGAAACTGCCCAGGACCTCTTTGACATGATACTGGCAGGCTTTGTAGTGGCGGAGCAGCCTGATGTGCACGTGCCTGTTATAACTGTGGTGGACGGATTTTTTGTATCTCACACCAGAGAGACGGTAATGCTACCACCGGATGACATAGCTCTGCCACCTTACAACCCCTACAGGGCACCTATGCCCGTAATAGATGCAGAAGTCCCACCCGGCAGGTTCCTCAGAGACCCCTTTGTCATGAAGTCCAACTACATATCTTACGCAACCCACGCCAGTTGGCAGTGGGAAGTGCGCGCTGCCATAGAAAGGTCAAGACCATACGCCAAACACTATCTTAGAGGTCTCATAGAGCATTTCGGGGATCCGGAGGCAGACCTGGTCTTTGTTGCCTGCGGTACAGCATCCGCACAAGCAAAGGAAGCGGTAAGAATGTTGGAAGATGAAGGTATTTCTGCAAGGGTGGTCAAGCTCAAAACTATAAGACCCTTCCCCATTGAGGAATTAAGAGAGGCAACAAAAGGTGCCAAGTACATATTCGTTCCTGAGTTTAATGTGGTAGGCTGGCTTGAAAGGGAAGTCAGAAGATACCTATACGGACACTCCAGCGCAGAGATCATAGGTGCTCCCAGAGTTGCTGGCGGTATGACCATGCCTGCAGAAGTCATAGTGAGAGAGGTGCTAAAACTTACCGGAAAGGAGGTCAAGCATGTCATATAA